Genomic DNA from uncultured Desulfuromusa sp.:
AAAAAATATTGCTCCTCAGCCTATGGAAAACACTTTAAAACTCGATAAATATGTTTCTCAAGCCTATATCCATGGGGATAAGAAACCTTATTTAATCGCAATATTGACACCTAACCTGGAAAGATTGATTGAATTTGGTCACGAAAAACACATCAACTATCTGAGTGTTGACGATTTAGTTGCCAACGAACGCGTTCAACAACTATTTGCTGAACGGATTGAACACTTTAATAAAACTCTCCCACCCTATCAAACAATCAAAAAATTCATTTTACTTCCCCGCGAATTTTCTACGGAGGGTGGTGAGTTGACTCCCACAATGAAACTGAAGCGCAAAGAGATTTATAACACCTATAAAGATAAAATCGAATTACTCTATCGGCACAATGGCGAGGGACAAAGCGCCCAGCCGCAATCTGAAAATGGAGGAAAAAATGAGGCAAATTAATCGTGTTGCCGTGCTTGGAGCCGGGGTTATGGGAGCAACTATAGCTGCTCACCTCGCCAACGCTGGTCTGGAAGTTTTAATGCTTGATATCGTTCCCCGAGAACTCACCGGCGAAGAAGAAAAACAGGGATTAGACCTTGAGTCCCCTCAGGTGCGTAATCGCATCGCCAATAAAGGTCTGGCTGATCTGTTAAAAATGAAGCCGGCACCCTTTTATTTGCAGCAGTACGCAGGACAAATCAGCACAGGCAACCTGGATGATGACCTGGCAAAAGTGAAGGAATGTGACTGGATTATTGAAGTCGTTATTGAACACATGCCGATCAAAAAAGATTTGCTGGCAAAACTCATCCCAAACCTGGCAGAAGGGGCCATTGTCTCAACCAATACCAGCGGTCTTTCAGTGAATGAAATGGCCGAGGTTTTACCTGCGGAGATACGCAAAAACTTTCTGGTGACTCACTTTTTTAATCCCCCACGTTATATGCGTCTGCTGGAAATTGTCCCCAGCCAATACACGGACCCTGCCATCGTCTCGGGGCTGGCTGACTTCATCAGCCGAAGACTTGGAAAGGGGATCGTATACGCTAAAGACACCCCCAATTTTATCGCCAACCGAATTGGTGTTTTTTCTATTTTCAATGGCATAAAGCACATGCTCGACCTGGAGATGACGGTTGAAGAAGTTGACAGTGTTGCCGGACCGGCTACGGCAAGACCCGGATCAGCCGCTTTTCGCACCAGCGATCTGGTCGGCATCGATACGTTGGTTCATATCTGTAAAAATACCTATGAATTACTCCCCGATGATGAATGTCGCGAAACCTTCCAGATTCCTGAATTCATGGAACAGATGGTTGCACAAGGGCTTCATGGGAATAAGAGCAAAAAAGGCTTTTACAAAAAAGAGCAAGTTGATGGACGGCGGCAGATCTATTACTACGATTACAACAGTGGCGAATTTAAACCTGCTGAAAAACCGAAATTTGCATCCGTCGTTGCGGTCAAGATGGTTGATGACCCGGCACAAAAAGTCAAAATGGTGGTCAATGGTCAGGATAAAGGGGCGGAATTTGCCTGGCGCTCTTTGCGTGATTCATTGATCTATACTGTCAACCGTATCCCCGAAATTGCTGATGATATTGTCAATATCGACAATGGCATGAAGTGGGGTTTCAACTGGGAAATCGGACCTTTTGAAATGCTTGATGCCATTGGTGTTGAAAGCTTTGTCAAACGGGCGGAAAAAGATGGCATCGCCGTCCCTGAAACCCTGAAAGGGGTCACAAGTTTCTATCGCTACAACGATTCCGGGCAGCAGGAATACTACGATTTACAGGAAAAAAGCTATCACCTGGTACCGCAAAAAGAGGGTCAGATCAACCTGCAGATCCTCAAGAAAACCTCAGGTGTCGTAGAGAAAACCTCCAACTGTTCTGTCGTTGATTTAGGTGATGGCGTATTTGGCCTGGAGTTTCACTCGAAGATGAATTCTATCAGTGGCGATATTCTGGCAATGACCCATAAAGCCATCAAGCGTGCGGAAGACGAAGGTGTTGGCTTGGTGATCGGTAATCAGGGGACCAACTTTTCAGTCGGTGCAAACTTGATGTTGCTGGCCGTGGCTCTGGCTGAAGGAGCCTATGAAGATATCGATCTGAGTGTCCGCGCCTTCCAGAAGGCAACCATGGCAGTCAAGTACGCCAAGGTTCCTGTTGTTGCAGCACCTTTTGGAATGGCTCTGGGCGGTGGTTGTGAGTTTTCCCTCCATGCCGACGCTATCAACGCCTATGCAGAAACCTATATGGGGCTGGTTGAAATCGGGGTCGGACTCATCCCTGCGGGGGGCGGAACCAAAGAGATGTGCCTTCGTGCCGTCGAGCTGGCCAAGCAATACGACACCGATGTCACTCCCTTTATATTCAAGAACTTCCAGCAGATCGGCATGGCAAAAGTCTCCATGGGAGCAGCTGAACTCCAGGGAATGGGCTATATGCGCAATGGCGACAGTGTCAGTATGGACATCGACCGCCTGCTTGCGGATGCCAAACAAAAGGTTCTGGCGCTGGCAACCAATTACCGTCCCCGGAGACCGGCAGAGAACATCCCAGCCCCCGGCAGAAGCATTGCAGCCAGCATCAAAAGTCAGCTTTGGAACATGAAAATGGGTGGTTTTGTCACCGAGTACGAAGCTGAAATGGGCGGAATAATTGCCGATGTCATTACGGGTGGAGACGTCCTTCCGGGAACTCCTATTTCAGAAAACTATCTTCTGCAACTGGAACGGCAGGCATTTCTGAAGTTATGTGGCAATAAAAAAACCGCCGAGCGGGTTCAACATATGCTGAAAAAAGGCAAGCCGCTGCGGAATTAATTTTATAAAACAATCCATTTTGCAGGAGAATTAACCATGAAAACAGCTTATATACTTGCCGCTTACCGCACCCCCGGTTGCCGTGCCAACAAAGGCAAATTTAAAGATATGCGCCCCGATGATCTGGCTGCAGCCGCCCTGGCTGGTTTGATTGAACGCACCAAAATTGATCCGATGAGGATTGATGATGTACTTCTTGGGTGTGCTTTTCCGGAAGGAGAGCAGGGGATGAATGTTGCTCGGGTAGCTGCTCTCAAAGCCGGAATCCCGTACCAGGTGCCGGCTCAGACAATCAACCGCTTCTGCTCCTCAGGGCTGCAAAGCATTGCCTTGGCAGCAGAGCGGATCATGGCCGGTTTTGCCGATTGCATTATTGCCGGGGGAACCGAATCCATGACCACGGTTCCCATGGGAGGAAACAAGTACAGCGCCAACCCCGATCTGGTTTCCAAATGGCCCGAAACATTTGCGTCTATGGGAATTACTGCCGAACTCGTCGCTGACAAGTATCAGATCAGTCGGGAAGACCAGGATGCCTTCTCTGTAGGAAGTCATAAAAAGGCAGCTGAAGCCATTGCTGCCGGACGTTTCAGCGATGAAATCATCCCGGTTGAGATTGAAAAAACAACCCTTGTTCAGGGTAAGGTTCAGAAAACTACCGAACTGGTTTCCATTGATGATGGTGTCCGTGCTGACACAACCCTTGAAGGGTTAGCCAGACTTAAACCTCCATTCAAACAAGGGGGATCCGTCACCGCAGGATCATCATCACAAATGACCGACGGAGCTGCTGCAGCTCTGGTTGTATCTGAAGATTTCCTCAAGGAATTCGGGGGAGAACCGTTGGCCCGTTTTGTCGCTTTTGCAGTGAAAGGTGTCCCACCTGAAATTATGGGGATTGGTCCCATTGAAGCAATACCCGCAGCTTTAAAACTTGCCGGTCTTCAACTCAATGATCTTGGTCTGGTGGAGTTGAACGAAGCTTTTGCAGCGCAATCTCTGGCGGTCATCAGAGAACTTGGATTAAACACTGATATTCTCAATGTTAACGGTGGTGCTATCGCTCTGGGTCATCCCCTGGGTTGTACAGGAGCTAAATTGACGGCAACATTACTCCACGAAATGCAGCGCCGTGAACTCCGTTACGGCATGGTTTCCATGTGTATCGGTGGCGGCATGGGTGCTGCAGGAATTTTTGAAAAACTATAACCGGTGATCTTTGCCAGTGTCGCTGTGGTAGATCGCATCAGCAGTTTTAATTTTTTGATATAACAACGAGGTAACGATTATGGCTGGAAAAATTATGAAGGGTGGCGAATTTCTAATCGCCGAAAGCAACTGTCAGGACATTTTTACTCCCGAAGACTTTACCGACGAGCAACGTTCCATTGCCGAAACCACGGAACAGTTCGTTGAAAATGAAATCATCCCCCATCACGATGAGATAGAAGCTCAAAACTTTGAATATGTGGTCGAAGGGATGCGGAAATGTGGTGAACTTGGCCTGTTAATGATGGACGCCCCGGAAGAGGATGGAGGTCTGGAACTGGATAAAGCTACCAGTATGCTGGTTGGAGAAAAAATATCCACCAGTGGTTCTTTTTCTGTCGCTTTTGCCGCTCACACCGGAATCGGCACCCTGCCGCTGATCTACTATGGAACAGCGGAACAGAAAGCAAAATATCTGGAAAAAATTATTACCGGTGAATGGTGCTCTGCATATTGTCTGACAGAACCCGGCTCTGGAAGTGACGCTCTGGGAGCACAATCTTCTGCGGTTCTTTCTGAAGACGGGAAACACTACATTCTCAATGGCACCAAGCAATACATTACAAATGGTGGTTTTGCCGAACTATTCACGATTTTTGCCAAGGTTGACAAGCAACACTTCACCGCATTTCTGGTAGAAAAAAGTTTTCCAGGGCTGGTTGTCGGCAACGAAGAAAAGAAAATGGGGATCAAAGGAAGCTCAACCACTCAAATCATCCTTGATAACTGTAAAGTTCCGGTAGAGAATGTCCTTGGAGAAATTGGCAAAGGACATAAAATTGCTTTTAATTCTTTGAATATCGGGCGGTTCAAGCTAGGCGCAGGGGTCACTGGTGCAGCAAAAATGGCACTGGCTGAAGGGATTCGTTATGCGAATGAACGCAAACAATTCAATCTCCAGATCTCTTCCTTCGGCGCAATTCAGGAAAAAATTGCCGACTTAACAGCCTCCATCTATACATCAGAATCTTTAGTGTACCGGCTGGCCGGTCTCCTTGATAATAAACTTGCCACGATTGAAAAAGGGGCAGATGACTACTATGACCAATACCTGAAAGGGATAGAAGAGTACGCTCCTGAATGCGGTATTTCCAAAGTTTTCTGTAGTGATGTCCTGGCCAAAACGGTCGATGAAGTGGTGCAGATTCACGGCGGCTACGGATTCTGCAGTGAGTACCCTGCCGAGCGGTACTATCGGGATGAGCGCATTAACCGGATTTTCGAAGGAACCAATGAAATCAATCGGCTGCTGACATCGGGAATGATTCTTAAACGGGCCATGAAGGGAGAGCTTCCCTTGCAGGCAGAATCCATGAAGGCATTTGAAGCGCTGATGACACCTTCATTTGAAGATGTCGATGACTCCATTCCCTTCATTGCCGAAAAGACCACAATTCAAAACCTGAAAACCCTGTTCCTGATTCTTTCCGGAGCCGGGGTGCAAAAATACATGGATAAATTAGCCAACGAGCAGGAAGTACTCATGGCTGCAGCAGATATTGCTATCCAGATTTTTGCCATGGAAAGTGCTGTTCTCAGGGCAGAAAAGATTCTCGAATCATTAAGCCCGGCAAAACAGGAACAACTCCGTGCTGCCGTTAAAATTGCTACATTTAATGCTACCGAAATTGCGGCGAGTGCGGCGAAAAAAGGAGCATACATGGTCGAAGAAGGGGACACCTTGACGATGATTCTCTCCGGTGTCCGGCGCTTCACCAAATATGATGCCACCGGTCTGTTACAGGCGAAACGCACTCTGGCGGCGGCAGCTATTGAAGCTGAAAAATATATTTTTTAACTCTGAATCAACGAGGCGGGCATAGGGGCCCGCCTCTATAATCTTTTATTTTTCTTTTTGTGTAGGGGAGCCTCCCTGTAGGCTCCCGGGTTTCATTTTGAGCAATAAAAAATATATGACCCCAATACAACATACCATCAATACCGAATATGTCGTCGGCCCGGTCCATTGTTACAGCACTGAAATCAATGGCGAACTGATCCTCTTTGATACCGGGCCACCGACAGATGAAGCCAAACACTATCTGCAAAAAAATCTGGATTTTGACCAGCTTAAACACGTCATTGTCACTCACTGTCACATAGACCACTATGGATTAGCCAACTGGCTGGGTCACGAAACCGATGCCACCATCTACCTCCCATTCCGGGACCATCTCAAAATCACCCACCATGCAGAACGTTTAGAACTGATGTATGACCTGATGTTGCAGATAGGTTTTGAAGCTGCTTTTTTAGATCGCTTTCGAGAGAATATGGACGACGGTACTGTTTTTCCCCCCTTACCGGAAAAGTTTAAAATTATAGAGGAACACCTGCCGCCACAACTGGGATTAACGGCGCTATCCTGTCCCGGACATTCTCAAAGCGATATGGTTCTGATTGCTGAGAACTGGGCGGTGACCGGGGATGTCATGCTGCAAGGGATTTTTCAGACCCCTTTGCTGGATGTTGACCTGTTAACCGGAAAGCGTTTTCTCAACTATGCAGCATACTGTAAAAGCCTTACCAAGCTGGTAACATTACGGGAGAAAAAAATCCTGCCCGGTCATCGAGAGACAATTGAAAGTGTTAACAGTTGCCTGCTTTTTTATATCAGCAAACTCCTCGTGCGGGCAGGACATATTAACAAACTGCCATTAAGCATGACGGCAGCCGAAATCGTCATGCAACTCTTAAAAGATGAGACCAAGCACCCTTTTATCAGCTATTTGAAGGCTTCTGAAATTGTTTTTCTGCGCGATTTTCTAGCTCAACCGGAACTCCTGAAAGACACATTGATCAATATTGGTCTCTATCCACAGGTTGCAGATATCTATTCCCATGCGGTTTCCTAATAAGCCGATAACAGGATATTACGATGAAAACAGACCGACTCTTTGATCCCATCTCAATTGGTCATCTCACCTTGAAAAACCGGATTTTGATGCCGGCAATGCATTTAAACATGTGCCGAAAATTTGTTGTCACTGACCAGCTGATCAATTTTTATGCTGCAAGAGCGAAAGGCGGTGCCGGGCTTATCAGTGTCGGCTACGCGACGGTCGATGAACTTTCTGGCTTGCCCGGAAATATTGGTGCTCATGACGATGCGTTTATTCCCGGGTTGACAAAGTTAGCGACAGCTATCAAAAGAGAAGGTGCTGCAGCCTGCCTTCAGCTCAATCACGCTGGTCGGTATAACTTTTCCATGTTTCTTGGCGGGAAAAAGCCGGTTGCCCCTTCTCCCATACCGTCAAGATTAACCGGAGAAACACCACGAGAACTAGAGCTTGATGAAATTCCTGCCATCATCCAACATTTTGTCGATGCTGCAAAACGGGTTCAATCCTCTGGCTTTGATGCTGTAGAAATTTTGGCGGGCACAGGATATCTCATCAGTGAATTTCTTTCTCCTCTGACCAATAAACGCAAGGATCAATACGGAGGGAGTCTGGAAAACCGGATGCGTTTTGGCCTGGAAATTATCCGGGCGGTTAAAGCAAAGACAGGCGACAGCTTTCCGCTCATGGTCAGAATCAACGGCAACGATTTTATGCCGGACGGCATCGGTCGGGAAGAATTAAAAACATTCTCAATCGAGCTGGTTAAAGCAGGGGCTGATGCTCTCAGCATCAATGTCGGGTGGCACGAAGCCCAGGTCCCACAGATAGTCACCAAAGTTCCCCGTGGAGTTTTTGCCTATCTCGCTAGAGATATCCGCCAACTTGTTAATGTTCCGGTCATTGCCGGCCACCGAATCAATGACCCGGATATTGCACGCCAACTGATCGATGCCGGGTACTGCGATATGGTTGCTATGGGGCGCTCTTTAATAGCGGATCCCCAGCTTCCAAATAAAGCTTACAAACAACAGGAAAATAAGATTATCCACTGTGTCGCCTGTGCTCAGGGTTGTTTCGATAATTTGTTTAAGATGAAATCGGTCGAATGCCTTTGCAACCCCAGAGTTGGCAAAGAAGTGGAAACACAAGTGAAAACAACAGATCAACCGCGCAAGGTCGTTGTTGTCGGTGGTGGAGCCGCAGGAATGAGTGCTGCGATTGCTGCGGCTGAGCAAGGACATGATGTTGTTCTGCACGAAAGACATATCAAGCTTGGAGGTCAACTCCACATTGCTGCGGCACCTCCCGGTCGGGAAGAATTTTCAATTCTCAGCACTGATTTACAACAGCAATTAGCCGACTTAAAGGTCCAGGTCATTCTCAATTCAAGGGTAGATGCTCAACTTTTTTCTGAAAACAAACCAGATATTCTCTTTCTGGCAACCGGGGGTGAACCCGTTATCCCTGAAATCCCAGGTGCTGAACTCCCTCATGTCATTCAAGCATGGGATGTTCTTGCAGGACAACGGGTTGAAGGAGAAAAGATAGCAATCATTGGTGGTGGCGCGGTTGGCATTGAAACAGCGCTGTTTCTGGCTGAACAGGGAACACTGTCAGGAGATGAATTGAAATTTTTACTGGTTCATCACGCGGAAACGACAGAGGAACTTTATCGCCTTGCGACAATTGGCAACAAGCAGATAACCTTAATTGAGATGGTCGACAAGCTGGGAACCAATTTCGGCAGATCTACCCGCTGGAGCATGTTGCAGGACGTCAAGCGTGCTGCCATCACCACCCATACCGAAGCAAAAGTGTTAGAGATCACCCCATCGGGAGTCATCATTGAGCAATCGGGAAAACGGCATGAAATTGAAGCAGAAACAGTCATTCTTGCCGTAGGAACCAGATCATATAATCCTCTGCAAAAAATAGCTGCTGATCAACATATCCCCTGTCAGATCATTGGTGATGCCAAACAACCGGCAATGGTTTTTGATGCCATTCATCAGGGATTTGATGCAGGTCATAACCTCTCTTAGCAAAGGGAACAGATAGTGGAAAATAGAAGCGGACAAGTGACAACAAAAAAAGACCAGGGGATTTTGCACATTGGAATTCAGAGGCCGGATAAAAAAAATGCTCTGACTCTTGCTATGTACGATGCCTTGACCACAGCCCTGAATCTTGCAGAAGATGATAACCAGATTCGGGTCGTCCTGCTCCACGGCACGGAAAGCTGCTTTACCAGCGGGAATGATTTACATGACTTTGCAAAAAATCCACCTCAGGGTGAAAACAGTCCTGTTTTCCGTTTCCTGCGCGCAATCAGTCAAGCCAGGAAACCCTTGATTGCTATGGTCAGTGGTGCAGCTGTTGGAATCGGCACGACGATGCTTCTTCACTGTGATCTGGTTTATGCTGACGAGACGGCCAGGTTTCAGCTTCCATTTGTCAACCTTGGACTTTGCCCTGAAGCGGCATCAAGCTATCTGTTGCCAAAGCTGGTGGGATTTTTACATGCCTCAGAAATATTACTTCTCGGTGAAACCATTGCCGCTGATAAAGCCTTGGAACTCGGTCTTATCAATTCCATCTTTCCCAGCACTGATTTATCCCAGCAAGTCAGAAACAAAGCGCTCCAACTGGCGGCACAACCTCCAGCCTCAGTCCGTTTAACCAAATCTCTGTTGCGAGAACAACAGGCTCAACAGATCTCTGAGGTCATGAGCAAAGAGGGAAAATTATTTCTGCAACAACTCGCCAAACCTGAAGCACAGGAAGCAATCAAGGCTTTTTCTGAAAAAAGAAAAGCGGATTTTTCACAATTTTCTTAACCCTGACAGCAGGAGATCCCAGCTGCAAAGAGGTCATTATTTACAGGAGAAACAATGGGACACCACGTCGGCAGTAAAAACAGTATTGTTCCCCTGATTGATCGCTTAAATAAATACCCTGTCGGATTGCCGGATAGTGACAAACTCCGGGAAATTCTATCGCTGCTGTTTGCTGAAAATGAAGCCTTTATTGCCTCCCGCTTTCCTCTTCAAGAAGCGACGCTGGAAGAACTGACAAAAGCAACCGCCATTCCAGCTGAAGATCTGTTGCCGCAATTAGAACGGATGTGTGACAAAGGTCTGGTCATGGACCTCCCTTACGAAGGAGAGGTCTATTATCTGTTGATGCCCGGATTGATCGGTTTCTTTGAATTCACCTTCATGAAGAATCGAACCGATCTCCCCAAAGAAAAAATTGCTCGGCTGATGCAGGAGTACATGCATGAAAATCCGCGCAACGGAATGGCAAAAGAATTTTTTGACAGCAAAACGCCACTGACCCGCGCACTCCCTTATGAGGATAAAATACCGGTCTCTTCTACAGTCACCAGCTATGAAAATGCTCGGGAAATCATTAATAATGCCGGTTATGGAGCTGTCGGTCTTTGTTATTGTCGGCATAAAAAGCACCATTTGGGAGAAGACTGTCAAAAGGGAGCCCCGATGGAAGATATTTGTATCTCCCTCGGTACAGGAGCGAAATTCCTGGTCCGGCGCGGTTTTGCAAAAGAGCAAACACCGGAACAGCTGCTGGAGATTCTGGACCGTGCCCGAGCCCTCAACCTCACCCATATCACCGACAATATTCGTCAGAAACCTTCATTTATCTGCAACTGCTGTTCATGCTGTTGTGAGTTGTTGGCTGGTGTTCAAGCCGGTTATACCGATGGCATTGCCAAAGCTCCATTTATTCTTCAAATTGATGAAAACCTTTGCAATAGTTGCGGGCTTTGTGTTCAGGCCTGCAACGTTGCAGCCTTGGAAGTTGTCGCGGCAAAACAACCCGTGCGATTGCAAAAACAGGTTTGCCTTGGTTGTGGCGCCTGTATCTCCGTCTGTAAGCAGAAGGCTTTGTCTATGGTCGCGCGGGAAAAAACCTATCTCCCTCCGCTGAATCGCACTGAAATGATGAAAAAGCGCCTTTTTGAACGAGGCCGAGCAACCCCATTTATAGTAAGCGGTATAAAGAAAAAAATTAAAAAACTGATCAAAGGAAAACCTGAAAGGACCAACCGTCCCTAAATTGATAAAGGTCGTCGATGTCTGCGGTTACGATCCTCAACAAATGCACTGGATGTGGAGCTTGCGTAGTCGTTTGTCCAGTCTCTGCATTGACCCTGGATACTGAGCATCCGGATGGTACCGGGCGAAAAAAAGCTGTTGTCAATAACAATCTATGTTACAACTGTGGCACCTGTTTTTCTGCTTGTCGGCATCAGGCTCTTATCTTTTTTCTTGGGGAGGAAAGATGAAACGTTTAATCTCAGGTGCTTTTATTCTCCTTGGTGTCATGCTGCCCGTGAACACCACTGCAGAATCATTGACCTTCTCCTACATTGAGAGACCTCCTTACTATTTTACTTCACCTTCGGGAGCTGCTGACGGTTTCCTGGTTACAAGAACAAAGAAAATTCTACAAGCAGCAGGGATAGAAGCTCAATTCCTCTCTCTAACTCCAAATAAAATTAATTATATTCTCCGCTACGCAAATGTTCCCCATTGCTCAATCGGCTGGTTTAAGAAGCCGGAGCGGGAATTATTTGCAAAATTCACAAAACCTATCTACCAAAATCAACCGCTCGTTATCCTGACCACCAAAGAAAGAAAAAAACACTTCAAAGACGCTAAAACATTAGCGGAAATCTTCACCAACAGAGCGCTGACAATTGCGCGAATGGGTTCCTTTTCCTACGGGACTTACGTTGATCAACTCCTTGAAAAGCTCTCCCCTAAAAGCCGGTTTTATTCTAAAAAACAGTCCAGCTTACTTCAGGCTCTGCATGCGAACCAGGCTTCATACATGTTAATTGCACCTGAGGAAATTGAACAGATAATTTTGACAGCTAAATTACCGGCAGAAGAATTTGTCAAAATCCCTCTGGAAGAAATTCCACATGGAAATTTACGCTATTTAATGTGTGGCCATGCCGTCAGTGATAACTTGATGGCACAGTTGAACTCTGCCATAGCCAAATTATATCCAACGATGGATTAATCTTTCATCCAAAACCATATTTAATCCGAAACTCAAGACCCATTTTTAAGACGATGGGATGACATGAAAAAACAATGTTATAGCAATGGAACCAGTTGACCATGAAGTCACGCTCATGCTACATATGCGAGGTTTTCACTTTTAATGTTAGATTTCCCGCAAATTAACCCGTGAGTAGTCAAACCTTTTATTGGAGTCTGATGCCATGAATTCCCAAAAGAGAACGATTCTTAGTCACAAACGGCAGAGCAATCCCTGGATGAAATATCTCATGCTCAGTTTTTTCATCCTGACCGCTTCAGCAACATCCGTCTTTGCTTCTGCAGAGGCAAGCAGTGAACCACAAAATATGACCGGGACTGTGTACGGTATATTTGCATTATTACTCTTTGTTGCAGCCTATTCTCTGGTTATTTTTGAGGAACAACTCCATTTGCGGAAAAGTAAACCCGTCATGCTGGCAGCAGGAATCATCTGGATTCTTGTTGCCCTGGCATATATTGGCATAGGCGATACCCACACCGCTCATAATGCCATCAAACATAACCTCATTGAATATGCAGAATTATTTCTGTTCCTCCTTGCAGCAATGACCTATATCAATGCCATGGATGAGCGCAATGTGTTTCAATCCTTGCGTTCCTGGCTGGTCAGCCGCGGTTTTACCTTACGG
This window encodes:
- a CDS encoding acetyl-CoA C-acyltransferase; this translates as MKTAYILAAYRTPGCRANKGKFKDMRPDDLAAAALAGLIERTKIDPMRIDDVLLGCAFPEGEQGMNVARVAALKAGIPYQVPAQTINRFCSSGLQSIALAAERIMAGFADCIIAGGTESMTTVPMGGNKYSANPDLVSKWPETFASMGITAELVADKYQISREDQDAFSVGSHKKAAEAIAAGRFSDEIIPVEIEKTTLVQGKVQKTTELVSIDDGVRADTTLEGLARLKPPFKQGGSVTAGSSSQMTDGAAAALVVSEDFLKEFGGEPLARFVAFAVKGVPPEIMGIGPIEAIPAALKLAGLQLNDLGLVELNEAFAAQSLAVIRELGLNTDILNVNGGAIALGHPLGCTGAKLTATLLHEMQRRELRYGMVSMCIGGGMGAAGIFEKL
- a CDS encoding FAD-dependent oxidoreductase encodes the protein MKTDRLFDPISIGHLTLKNRILMPAMHLNMCRKFVVTDQLINFYAARAKGGAGLISVGYATVDELSGLPGNIGAHDDAFIPGLTKLATAIKREGAAACLQLNHAGRYNFSMFLGGKKPVAPSPIPSRLTGETPRELELDEIPAIIQHFVDAAKRVQSSGFDAVEILAGTGYLISEFLSPLTNKRKDQYGGSLENRMRFGLEIIRAVKAKTGDSFPLMVRINGNDFMPDGIGREELKTFSIELVKAGADALSINVGWHEAQVPQIVTKVPRGVFAYLARDIRQLVNVPVIAGHRINDPDIARQLIDAGYCDMVAMGRSLIADPQLPNKAYKQQENKIIHCVACAQGCFDNLFKMKSVECLCNPRVGKEVETQVKTTDQPRKVVVVGGGAAGMSAAIAAAEQGHDVVLHERHIKLGGQLHIAAAPPGREEFSILSTDLQQQLADLKVQVILNSRVDAQLFSENKPDILFLATGGEPVIPEIPGAELPHVIQAWDVLAGQRVEGEKIAIIGGGAVGIETALFLAEQGTLSGDELKFLLVHHAETTEELYRLATIGNKQITLIEMVDKLGTNFGRSTRWSMLQDVKRAAITTHTEAKVLEITPSGVIIEQSGKRHEIEAETVILAVGTRSYNPLQKIAADQHIPCQIIGDAKQPAMVFDAIHQGFDAGHNLS
- a CDS encoding acyl-CoA dehydrogenase family protein → MAGKIMKGGEFLIAESNCQDIFTPEDFTDEQRSIAETTEQFVENEIIPHHDEIEAQNFEYVVEGMRKCGELGLLMMDAPEEDGGLELDKATSMLVGEKISTSGSFSVAFAAHTGIGTLPLIYYGTAEQKAKYLEKIITGEWCSAYCLTEPGSGSDALGAQSSAVLSEDGKHYILNGTKQYITNGGFAELFTIFAKVDKQHFTAFLVEKSFPGLVVGNEEKKMGIKGSSTTQIILDNCKVPVENVLGEIGKGHKIAFNSLNIGRFKLGAGVTGAAKMALAEGIRYANERKQFNLQISSFGAIQEKIADLTASIYTSESLVYRLAGLLDNKLATIEKGADDYYDQYLKGIEEYAPECGISKVFCSDVLAKTVDEVVQIHGGYGFCSEYPAERYYRDERINRIFEGTNEINRLLTSGMILKRAMKGELPLQAESMKAFEALMTPSFEDVDDSIPFIAEKTTIQNLKTLFLILSGAGVQKYMDKLANEQEVLMAAADIAIQIFAMESAVLRAEKILESLSPAKQEQLRAAVKIATFNATEIAASAAKKGAYMVEEGDTLTMILSGVRRFTKYDATGLLQAKRTLAAAAIEAEKYIF
- a CDS encoding 3-hydroxyacyl-CoA dehydrogenase/enoyl-CoA hydratase family protein, producing the protein MRQINRVAVLGAGVMGATIAAHLANAGLEVLMLDIVPRELTGEEEKQGLDLESPQVRNRIANKGLADLLKMKPAPFYLQQYAGQISTGNLDDDLAKVKECDWIIEVVIEHMPIKKDLLAKLIPNLAEGAIVSTNTSGLSVNEMAEVLPAEIRKNFLVTHFFNPPRYMRLLEIVPSQYTDPAIVSGLADFISRRLGKGIVYAKDTPNFIANRIGVFSIFNGIKHMLDLEMTVEEVDSVAGPATARPGSAAFRTSDLVGIDTLVHICKNTYELLPDDECRETFQIPEFMEQMVAQGLHGNKSKKGFYKKEQVDGRRQIYYYDYNSGEFKPAEKPKFASVVAVKMVDDPAQKVKMVVNGQDKGAEFAWRSLRDSLIYTVNRIPEIADDIVNIDNGMKWGFNWEIGPFEMLDAIGVESFVKRAEKDGIAVPETLKGVTSFYRYNDSGQQEYYDLQEKSYHLVPQKEGQINLQILKKTSGVVEKTSNCSVVDLGDGVFGLEFHSKMNSISGDILAMTHKAIKRAEDEGVGLVIGNQGTNFSVGANLMLLAVALAEGAYEDIDLSVRAFQKATMAVKYAKVPVVAAPFGMALGGGCEFSLHADAINAYAETYMGLVEIGVGLIPAGGGTKEMCLRAVELAKQYDTDVTPFIFKNFQQIGMAKVSMGAAELQGMGYMRNGDSVSMDIDRLLADAKQKVLALATNYRPRRPAENIPAPGRSIAASIKSQLWNMKMGGFVTEYEAEMGGIIADVITGGDVLPGTPISENYLLQLERQAFLKLCGNKKTAERVQHMLKKGKPLRN
- a CDS encoding MBL fold metallo-hydrolase; the encoded protein is MTPIQHTINTEYVVGPVHCYSTEINGELILFDTGPPTDEAKHYLQKNLDFDQLKHVIVTHCHIDHYGLANWLGHETDATIYLPFRDHLKITHHAERLELMYDLMLQIGFEAAFLDRFRENMDDGTVFPPLPEKFKIIEEHLPPQLGLTALSCPGHSQSDMVLIAENWAVTGDVMLQGIFQTPLLDVDLLTGKRFLNYAAYCKSLTKLVTLREKKILPGHRETIESVNSCLLFYISKLLVRAGHINKLPLSMTAAEIVMQLLKDETKHPFISYLKASEIVFLRDFLAQPELLKDTLINIGLYPQVADIYSHAVS
- a CDS encoding enoyl-CoA hydratase — its product is MTTKKDQGILHIGIQRPDKKNALTLAMYDALTTALNLAEDDNQIRVVLLHGTESCFTSGNDLHDFAKNPPQGENSPVFRFLRAISQARKPLIAMVSGAAVGIGTTMLLHCDLVYADETARFQLPFVNLGLCPEAASSYLLPKLVGFLHASEILLLGETIAADKALELGLINSIFPSTDLSQQVRNKALQLAAQPPASVRLTKSLLREQQAQQISEVMSKEGKLFLQQLAKPEAQEAIKAFSEKRKADFSQFS